One Osmia lignaria lignaria isolate PbOS001 chromosome 4, iyOsmLign1, whole genome shotgun sequence genomic window, AACAATTATGCAACACGAAACCAGTAACGTTGGCAAAGGAAACGTGGAAGCAGTATCAGTCGCTATACCAGCAGTCATGAGAGCTGGAGGAGATGGTAAGTATTTCAAAGAATCTCCCAAACATATTTTGTGTACCAAAATCAGTGTCTTGTATCATTTATTATCCCTTAGAGTGTTAGTCCTTCGAGAATTTCAAATAtaagtaaagtaaagtaaatcAAAGTATCTAAACTAAACTAAGACACTGTATTTTGGTGTCGTCGCTAAGCCCCAGAACGATCAAAGAAGCTACAGAAACCAAAGAAATCCTTGCACGGCAGAGAAATCCTGCTCGTTGATTTTGTACATACagtacatattttcttttttttttgtatttctatAATAGTTCTGTACATGTAAATTTCGGCCTCGCTTGTCCGCGAACGTTGTATTTTGCTTCGCTCATCCGTGCGATATTCAAAGCTTCTTGTGTCGAGCAATAATCGATCCTGAGGATCGACCCTTGTAAATACCACTTGGATAGTTGCATGATACGATTTGTAGGTGCTCGACCATATGGGACTGGGCACATGGGCGGTGCTCAATATACGACTGTCAGCGGCCAGGTGAACATCGCTCACGCTCCACCGATGGTAAGATCTATCGTAAACATAGGATGCTCTTGCTCATGTTGAATTTCAGTATTTTAGCCATTAGAACGTGGTCATGATTATTACTTTTTAGTTACGCTTTATTTGTTTATGTCCCTTAAGTATGAAGGAGGTTTCAAGTTAAGATCTCCCTAGGTTCTCCCCAGCTTTTCCTAACAAATATTAAGTGTTTCACCTCAATTTTGATAAAACTTAGATATGATGTGGCATTTAAGACAATATTCAATCAACTTAATCAAAACAATTGTTTctacaataaaatattgataattcACATGAACAGGAGTCATCTCAATCGCTTTATTATAGCATTTATTTAGATCGAGCATCTTTAATGGATCGCAGCGAGTATAAACGgtatatttaaattatgaaaGATCATTAATCAAATGATTTTGTTGCACGATAAGGGAAGAGAACTTCGAAAATTACTAATTGAcggtttaaatttattttcatgctAGCCGCCTTCTATTGCGGACACAGAGTAGGTACACGATGataaatcatttaattaattatcattggCCAGTTTTTATTTGATTCAATTGTTATAAATAGAGAATACAAAGTTCATTGTAATACgaagattttttttaataagaaatttgATCATTAATTAAGTGGAATAATCAATGAACTCTGTATCGTAAAAATTGTATTCATCTAGCATACAGCTTTGTTAGGTACATTTACATTTGTTCCAAATTGGATCATCAATGATCTCACTTCACcttctaaaaattaatttattcaaattcttttctattttactttctattcaaatttattaaaaattctacatttTGCGTCCAATCAAACCCAGTTAATTAGGAATCCACGTGAAAGTTCGAACGCCCATCATACAATcaatttacttttaaaaaacaaatacatGTAAAACCAGGTGCAACAAACCAAGGTCACATCCGTCCTATCCGAACCACAACGTGCCTTACTATCAACAATCACCGCCGGTCACGAGGTGATCCACATCGCGGAAACCGAGTTATCATGCAAGGCTCCACTTCCGGAATTGGGAACCGATCCAGCCTCTTTGAAATGGATCGAACAGACCATAGACACGCACAAACAGAACGTAGGTTCACAGATTGCGGCGATGAACGCCGCTACAGCTCAGGTAGTCACCCTGACCTCGGGTCCAGCCGACGATGTAGATCACACAGCGGTGGGTGCAGCGATCACCACGATCGCTACCAACCTTCCAGAAATGACCAAGGGTGTCAGGATGATTGCTGCTCTAATGGAAGATGAGTCTTCCGGGGATAGACTCTTAGATGCAGCCAGGAAGCTCTGCTCTGCGTTCTCTGATTTGCTGAAGGCCACTGAACCTGAAACTAAGGAGGTACGTTCTCTTAgtcctttttataaaaatgtatcttttttctttaatttaacttttaagATTTTGATcttataagaaaagaaaatcttaGAAATAtatgtacttttttatgcagccTTTCTACATAGCGATTTCAGCCTATGAAAAATACGTAAGCACAAGTGTCAGAGAATTTTCTAAATGGCTTCAAATTTTAGaatcattcatttttataaatgtattctgtgtatttgtattatattttaatttcaaattatctgcacattattttttgtaagaataaaaatttcagtcaGCTAATGTTTTTTATCAGCACACTGCAGACTAGTTTTTCTGTTTCTTAAGAATGTTAAATTATCGATTCTAGAATGTCGTGAAACATAGTTGAACTATTGCATTATGTATCACTGCAATTAGGTGTAGCAAAAACTGAGGAAAATGGagcaaaaaatagaaaattgtttcATGTTTATGTTTTAATAGCTGTTTCGAAAGATTCATTCAATTCATTTTATTCTCGTTGCATCAATGAATATTTCAGTGCTGTTGCAATTggtctgtttttttcttttagcaGGAAACAGTTTTTAATGTTTCTTATTTCAATGATATCCACTACAcccctttaattaattaaaatcttctATTCCAGCCAAGACAGAATCTCTTGAACGCTGCGTCTCGCGTTGGTGAAGCCTCTCACCAAGTTCTAACCACCATCGGCGAAGAGAATGATTCAAACCGAGAACTGCAGGATATGTTACTAGCCCTAGCTAAGGCAGTCGCCAACTCCACTGCTGCTTTAGTTCTCAAAGCCAAGAACATCGCAGCCACTTGCGAGGACTCAGCAACCCAAAACCGTGTGATATCAGCCGCCACACAATGTGCCCTAGCCACTTCCCAATTAGTAGCTTGCGCTAAAGTAGTAGCACCGACCCTACACTCTCCAGCCTGTCAAACACAACTGATGAACGCAGTCAGAGAAGTAACAAAAGCAGTAGAAGGTCTGCTGGAAGTATGCAATGAAACATGCGGTGATGAGAATTTATTGAAAGAACTAAACGCTGCTGCCAGTGAAGTGAGCAGGACACTGAATGACTTATTAAATCACATAAAAACCGCCACCAGAGGTGAACGAGCTAAAGAATCCATCCAGGAAGGAGCAGTGGAGACGATATTCGTGGCCACTGACAAGTTGTTCGCCAGCACTGGAGACGCTGGAGAGATGGTTAGGCAGGCAAGGGTTGTGGGTCAGGCAACAGCCCAACTGATCCAGAGTATTAAGGGTGAGGCTGAGAGGCAGACCGATACAGAACAGCAGAGACGATTGCTAGCTGCTGCAAAGGTGCTGGCTGATGCCACTGCCAAGATGGTAGAGGCTGCTAGACAATGCGCCAGTAGCCCACACGACGCAAAGATGCAGGACCAACTACGCCAAGCTGCTGAGGAACTTAGGGTAGCGACCACCGCAGCTGCCACTCCAGCCTTGAGAAGGAAACTCATCAGCAGATTGGAGGCCTGCGCCAAGCAGGCTGCCGCCACTGCTACTCAGTGCATAGCCGCTTCATCAGGTGCAGCACATCATAATACAAATCCGTCTAGTCAGGAAGAACTAAATGCAGAATGCTTGACAATGGCGCAGCATATACCTAGCCTGGTGGCTGGGGTGAAGGGGACACAGGCTCAGCCAGATAACTCTTCAGCTCAACTGAACTTAATAAATGCTTCTGAACAGTTCCTACAACCTGGTACATCTGTGGTGAAAGCTGCCAGGGCGGTACTACCAACAGTCACCGATCAGGCCTCTGCTATGCAATTGAACAACACTTCTCAGCAATTAGGTGCTTCTCTGTCTGACCTGAGATCAGCTGTGACCCGTGCCAGGGAAGCTTGCGGTGGTCTGGAATTGGACGCAGCTGAAGAGCTTATTAATAGCCTGAAGGATGAGTTGGGAGAGTTCTATAGAGCAGTTGAAGCTGCCTCTCTGAGACCTCTACCTGATGAGACCACAGAATCCACAGCTCTTCGACTAGGCGCCACGTCAAAGAACGTCGGATTCGCCATGGCCCAGCTTTTGTCCGCCGCCAAACAAGGAAACGAGAACTACACCGGAAGCGCAGCAAGAGAAACCGCGTCTGCACTTAAGGATCTAACTTATGCTGTCCGTGGAGTGGCTGCTACATCGAATCAGCCTGATACGCAGAAGAAGGTGCTGATGACTGCTGATGATGTGATTCTTAAGTCTCTGAGACTGGTTAAGGAAGCCAGACGAGCTTTGAAGAGTCCTGATAATCCAGACAATGAAGCCAATTTGGCTGCTGTTGCTAAGGATGTGTCAAATTCATTGAACAAGTGTGTATCTTGTTTACCTGGACAAAGGGACGTCGATGAGGCGATCAAGAATATTGAAGACATGACTCAGGTTCTCGGTATGAACGAGTTCCCGCAGACCAACAAGAGTTATGGGTAAGTAGTCCAGTGTTACTGATAAGGAGGCTGTTATCAGGAAGTGCAGTGACACCTTGTTACAGTTTTTAAACCTACTTATCATGCATTGGCACAcatagaataattttcttttccaggCAATTGCAGAACGACCTGAACAACGCAGCCGCAAACCTAAACGATGCTTCATCAAATGTAGTATCTTCAGTGCGATCCCCAATACAGTTGGCAAGCTCCTCAAAACAATTCACCAACGCCTTCGGTGATCTGTTAGGCGTAGGAATGGAGATGGCTGGACAGACAACCATTGAAACTCGAAGCCAAATGGTAGTGTCCCTGAAGAACGTGAGCATGACCTCTAGCAAGCTTCTAGTGACCGCCAAATCAGTAGCAGCCGATCCAGGTGCACCAAATGCGAAGAATCAGCTCTCTGCAGCTGCTAGAGCCGTAACAGACTCCATCAACTATCTAGTAGATGTCTGTACCTCTGCTGCACCTGGCCAGAACGAGTGTGACAACGCCATCAGGAACATTCAGTCGATGAGGTCACTTCTGGACAATCCTAACGAGCCAGTTTCCGAAGCAACTTATTTCGAGTGCCTTGAGACTGTGATGGAAAAGAGTAAGAGCCTTGGTGATGGTATGACAGGTATAGCCAATCACGCAAAGAAGTCTGAACACGAGCAGTTCTCTGTAGCCGTTCGAGGAGTATCTTCATCTATTTGCGGATTGATCGAGGCAGCAGCTCAAGCAGCCTACTTAGCTGGTGTAAGTGATCCTACATCAGTGGCTGGAAAACCAGGTCTAGTAGATCGGGCTCAGTTCCTCAGGGCTGCTCAGGCTATTCACACTGGCTGCCAGAGCCTTGGAAATCCTACCAGTACAGAGCAACAGGTTCTTTCAGCAGCTACTATGATTGCCAAGTACACTAGCGCCCTTTGCAACGCCTGTCGCGAGGCCTCTAACAAAACCAGCAATCCAGTTGCAAAGAAACACTTTGTCCAGTCAGCTAAAGATGTTGCTAACTCCACTTCAGCTTTAGTGAAGGAGATCAAGGCGTTGGATTCGGACTACTCCGAGGCCAACAGGGAGAGGTGTGCAGAGGCTACTAAGCCTCTTTTGGAAGCTGTCGACAATCTCTGTACCTTTGCCAGCTCCCCAGAGTTCGCCAGTCACCCGGCGAAGATATCTATTGCTGCTAGAGCTGCCCAGGAACCAATTACCAGCGCTGGTAAAGCTATCATCGACGGTTCTTGCGCGATGGTGCGGGCTGCGAAGAGTCTGGCGATCAGTCCTAAAGATCCTCCAACCTGGCAGCTGCTAGCTAATCACAGCAAGAGTGTCAGTGATTCTATAAAGTCTTTAGTCGCCTCTATTCGCGACAAGGCACCCGGACAGAAGGAATGCGACGCAGCTATTGAGAAATTATCTGCCAGAATCCGAGAATTGGATGCAGCTTCTCTTAGCGCCGTTTCGCAAGCCCTGCTACCCCGAAGGGAGAACACGGTTCAAGGATTCACTGATCAGATGGAGAGTAGcgctagtgagctgcgcgaaaaGCTGGAGCCTCTTCGAACAGCCGCCAAATATGAAGCTGAAAATGTCGGTCATGCTGTCAGTCAGATTGCTCTATACTGCGAGCCTTTGGTCTCTGGTGCTATCGGTGCTGCCTCCAACATGGTGCACTCCAAGCAACAAATGGTGCTTCTGGATCAAACTAAAACTGTCGCTGAGTCTGCTCTTCAGCTTGTCTGCGTGACCAAAGAGTCTGGTGGCAATCCAAAGGCCATCAACTTGCACGCAGAAGTGGACGAGACTGTGGAATCTATGAAGGACGCGCTTCAGGAACTGCAGAATACTTTGGAGACCATCTCGACgtccaatggtattgttaccgGACTCATTGATACCATTTCTAGGGCGATGGTCAGACTGGAAGATCACAGAATGTCAACCATCGATACAGTCGATTCTTATGTGGATTATCAGACGAGGATGGTGGAGGCTGCTAAGGAGATAGCTCGACTGGCCCAAGAAATGGTAAAAggcttattttattattatacaatatttaattattaaatctaaTTACGAAATCTTCTTTTTAGTCCACAAAGTCCAGTACAGACGTGACCAGACTGGCTTCCCTCGCAGTAGACATTTCCCACAAGTACACCCAGCTAGCTCGCGACACATCCGGTGCTTCTGCAGCTGCATCAAACGCCGATGTGTCTTCAAGGCTTCGCACAGGTGTTCAGGAACTCGGTAGAGCCTGTGCCGACATAGTCCGTGCAGCAGGGACCTGTCAGATGTCACCTGGGGATGCCTATGCCCAGAGAGAAGTTGCAGAGCAGAGTAAAATCGTGACAGAGAAGGTGTCTCAGGTGTTGGCAGCTCTTCAGGCTGGCTCTAGAGGCACCCAGGCGTGCATCAACGCAGCGAGCACTGTATCCGGAATCATCGGCGACCTGGACACCACCATCATGTTCGCCACAGCTGGAACTCTTCATGCGGAGAACGAAGGAGACACTTTTGCTGATCATAGAGAGAATATTCTGAAGACTGCCAAGGCTCTTGTTGAAGACACTAAGACTCTGGTAGCTGGAGCAGCATCCTCTCAGGAACAACTAGCAGTCGCAGCACAGAATGCTGTATCAACCATTGTCCAACTAGCTGAAGTTGTTAAATATGGCGCTGCTAGTTTAGGCAGTCAAAATCCAGAGGCTCAGGTGATGCTGATCAATGCTGTGAAGGATGTTGCTTCTGCACTTGGGGATTTGATACATGCTACCAAGGCTGCTAGTGGGAAACCTATCAATGATCCCAGTATGGCGCATCTGAAAGACTCTGCCAAGGTAAGATGATTTGTTTAGTACTTGTTTTTCGTTGCTTTATTCGTGTACGCGTCGATGGACGAGACATGCTGTTAGCTTGGCATTAACTACACCTTGAAGAAGCGCTTGAGTGGAAAACGCCTATAACGGAATGGCAACGTCGAACATCAGGAAGTAGAGCTTTGTTGGAAGACGTGTATGACTAAACGGGGTGTTCTTTTCGCTTACCAATCGGCCAGaaattgtattttgaaatttcattaggaCAATGGCGCCAGTTCGAGAGACACCTATCCTCTGATTCTCTATTCTACTTACATTCCCAAATTTTGTATTTCTGTTTTTAAAGTGGGAATATTGTTCAAGTTAAATTACAGTCTTATAAAAATCTAATCTTCatatagtaaataataattttaatgaaattttcttagtgataaattacaaatgatgtctaaaaatgatttagaattCTGGGTAATGGCCATACACTAAATTGTAGGCTGGGAAAAGCTTGATTAAACAAAATTAACCGCAACAAGTAAATTAACCGTCGCAGAAGGGAGAAACGAAGCAGAACTCGTGAGACCCCATGAAGATGCTAACAGTGTTGTAACTAAATCTAAATTTCATGCTTAACCACCAATGAATTTCCTACTGACAATCTTTTGGGGTGGACTTTAATCGATAAACCGTTTTACTCTAACCGactaaaagaaatgaaaaaagaaaaaaaaagaatgaagatgTTCTTCAAGATCAGTAAGGCTCGACCAAAAGGCAATTAAAGTCCACCTTGCAATATCTCTCCTCCGTTCGGTGTTTCATCTTTTCTATCGTCTGTGTGTGACTACACTCAAGATTTGTGTTCCTTTGAATAGAAACAGTAGCCTGTCGAAGCCGTTGTTTGCGGACAGAATCTTCGGCTTATGTTTTTATGCTTGTTGAGAATTGACACGCGTagtgaaagaaagaataaattttgtTGCCACGAAATTGGTGGACTTTAAATGTGAGTTTCATTGACGATTTTGGTCTGGCCGGTCCGGATAGGTGTTTGAACAACAGCTACAACAACAACTGATGCCTCTGAGTGACGTCGGCGGCTCGGAGTCCGAATGGTTCGTGTCCGATCAAGAGGAGGAGCTGATACGTCTGCTCTCAGCCTCAGAGAGCGAACAACCCTCTCAGCGCACTTCCGATTTGCTGTTGCTAATGTAGCCGAGTCCtccattctcttttctttttctttcacacCTGGGAATCTTGATTTTTTACTGAACATCTTTGCATTTTACTCTCTTCGTACAGTTGGTTCTTGGCAATTTAATTGCTTGCTTCTACTTTTTTTGGAAGACTTTTCTTAAATCATGATAACTCCAATTAACTGCAATAAGATTTTTCAAAATACGGTACCAGAAGGGTAAAAACAAATTTGTCACAgtgatgaatttttataaacaattccAACAGTGTCATTGAAAATGATCAAACTATAAAGAGAACTTGGTAACGAATTTGTATGCAAATTTGTACTTTACAGTTCTCTAATTAATCATCCGAGTTACCATTTATCGaagcatttatattttatatttaaacaacAATAATCGAGCTAAAAACGTAATAACACGATGCGCTTCTGctgcatttatttaaataattcatgcaTTTCATTCTCATTATGCAAAGAAATTGTACCGTGCTTCAATCTAGGTATTTAGAATACTTTGTGTACCATAtttcatctttctttctttttttttttcttaaataaataaatcgacaaatttttattatgctacacctttaaacaaatttattaatcCATCCGTGG contains:
- the rhea gene encoding talin_middle and talin-RS domain-containing protein rhea isoform X1; this encodes MATLSLRISIPEKNATKMMQFDPSTSVYDACRIIREKLAEAGNMGQPKDYGLFLADEDVKKGVWLEPGRNLDYYILRNGDLLEYRRKLRTLRVRMLDGTLKTLLVDDSQPVANLMVVICTKIGITNHDEYSLVRELADEETENQKPGNFGTLTLKRRKEEKGERDAKMDQLRKKLKTDDEVNWIDPSKTLREQGIDESETVLLRRKFFFSDQNIDSRDPVQLSLLYVQARDAILDGTHPVTQEKACTFAGIQCQIQFGDHKEDKHKPGFLDLKEFLPQSYLKVKGIEKKVFAEHKKHIGLSELDAKVLYTKTARSLSTYGVTFFLVKEKMKGKNKLVPRLLGVTKDSVLRLDEKTKEILKTWPLTTVRRWGASPNTFTLDFGDYSDQYYSVQTTEAEQILQLISGYIDIILKKQKAKDHFGIEGDEGSTMVEDSVAPLKATIMQHETSNVGKGNVEAVSVAIPAVMRAGGDGARPYGTGHMGGAQYTTVSGQVNIAHAPPMVQQTKVTSVLSEPQRALLSTITAGHEVIHIAETELSCKAPLPELGTDPASLKWIEQTIDTHKQNVGSQIAAMNAATAQVVTLTSGPADDVDHTAVGAAITTIATNLPEMTKGVRMIAALMEDESSGDRLLDAARKLCSAFSDLLKATEPETKEPRQNLLNAASRVGEASHQVLTTIGEENDSNRELQDMLLALAKAVANSTAALVLKAKNIAATCEDSATQNRVISAATQCALATSQLVACAKVVAPTLHSPACQTQLMNAVREVTKAVEGLLEVCNETCGDENLLKELNAAASEVSRTLNDLLNHIKTATRGERAKESIQEGAVETIFVATDKLFASTGDAGEMVRQARVVGQATAQLIQSIKGEAERQTDTEQQRRLLAAAKVLADATAKMVEAARQCASSPHDAKMQDQLRQAAEELRVATTAAATPALRRKLISRLEACAKQAAATATQCIAASSGAAHHNTNPSSQEELNAECLTMAQHIPSLVAGVKGTQAQPDNSSAQLNLINASEQFLQPGTSVVKAARAVLPTVTDQASAMQLNNTSQQLGASLSDLRSAVTRAREACGGLELDAAEELINSLKDELGEFYRAVEAASLRPLPDETTESTALRLGATSKNVGFAMAQLLSAAKQGNENYTGSAARETASALKDLTYAVRGVAATSNQPDTQKKVLMTADDVILKSLRLVKEARRALKSPDNPDNEANLAAVAKDVSNSLNKCVSCLPGQRDVDEAIKNIEDMTQVLGMNEFPQTNKSYGQLQNDLNNAAANLNDASSNVVSSVRSPIQLASSSKQFTNAFGDLLGVGMEMAGQTTIETRSQMVVSLKNVSMTSSKLLVTAKSVAADPGAPNAKNQLSAAARAVTDSINYLVDVCTSAAPGQNECDNAIRNIQSMRSLLDNPNEPVSEATYFECLETVMEKSKSLGDGMTGIANHAKKSEHEQFSVAVRGVSSSICGLIEAAAQAAYLAGVSDPTSVAGKPGLVDRAQFLRAAQAIHTGCQSLGNPTSTEQQVLSAATMIAKYTSALCNACREASNKTSNPVAKKHFVQSAKDVANSTSALVKEIKALDSDYSEANRERCAEATKPLLEAVDNLCTFASSPEFASHPAKISIAARAAQEPITSAGKAIIDGSCAMVRAAKSLAISPKDPPTWQLLANHSKSVSDSIKSLVASIRDKAPGQKECDAAIEKLSARIRELDAASLSAVSQALLPRRENTVQGFTDQMESSASELREKLEPLRTAAKYEAENVGHAVSQIALYCEPLVSGAIGAASNMVHSKQQMVLLDQTKTVAESALQLVCVTKESGGNPKAINLHAEVDETVESMKDALQELQNTLETISTSNGIVTGLIDTISRAMVRLEDHRMSTIDTVDSYVDYQTRMVEAAKEIARLAQEMSTKSSTDVTRLASLAVDISHKYTQLARDTSGASAAASNADVSSRLRTGVQELGRACADIVRAAGTCQMSPGDAYAQREVAEQSKIVTEKVSQVLAALQAGSRGTQACINAASTVSGIIGDLDTTIMFATAGTLHAENEGDTFADHRENILKTAKALVEDTKTLVAGAASSQEQLAVAAQNAVSTIVQLAEVVKYGAASLGSQNPEAQVMLINAVKDVASALGDLIHATKAASGKPINDPSMAHLKDSAKVMVTNVTSLLKTVKAVEDEHTRGTRALESTIEAIAQEIRALNTSECQRLNVTPEDLVRCTKSITISTAKAVAAGNSCKQDDIIAAANMGRKAISDMLTICKGAALNCAETAELRDRTLQAGHDVAINYRELLQAILQISSRSGDAKHMLPPISRKIAQSVTELVAVAELLKGNDWVDPDDPTVIAENELLGAAASIDAAAKKLASLRPRRSIQEANEDMNFDEMILEAAKSIAAATSALIKAASAAQRELIATGKVSRTPLTSSDDGQWSEGLISAARMVAAATHSLVESANALVQGVSSEEKLISSAKQVASSTAQLLVACKVKADPDSDSTKRLQAAGNAVKRATDNLVRAAQQAIQQEEDRSLILNRRMVGGIAQEINARSEVLRIERELEEARGRLTAIRQAKYKNRPDLATTDTEAEQSGYESYSSSRQNLVSPEKVYSTQSTLERKMKDSQYRSSMENQYGSFDRKYSMENQYDKRYGTESPYITSDKRIGMDGAASQYSTLKSYDMVDRFSGHSPMSTFKSEKQSFSAVPQNQSFRNVESKLIPGGRMETITTKMYTSTPGKTSSSNFESSEETKEFATSGNELSTFKAIDNDSLEERLTKQSMMHKVTEKKTVTMTMSSRQESNTKTFRFEEK
- the rhea gene encoding talin_middle and talin-RS domain-containing protein rhea isoform X2; this encodes MATLSLRISIPEKNATKMMQFDPSTSVYDACRIIREKLAEAGNMGQPKDYGLFLADEDVKKGVWLEPGRNLDYYILRNGDLLEYRRKLRTLRVRMLDGTLKTLLVDDSQPVANLMVVICTKIGITNHDEYSLVRELADEETENQKPGNFGTLTLKRRKEEKGERDAKMDQLRKKLKTDDEVNWIDPSKTLREQGIDESETVLLRRKFFFSDQNIDSRDPVQLSLLYVQARDAILDGTHPVTQEKACTFAGIQCQIQFGDHKEDKHKPGFLDLKEFLPQSYLKVKGIEKKVFAEHKKHIGLSELDAKVLYTKTARSLSTYGVTFFLVKEKMKGKNKLVPRLLGVTKDSVLRLDEKTKEILKTWPLTTVRRWGASPNTFTLDFGDYSDQYYSVQTTEAEQILQLISGYIDIILKKQKAKDHFGIEGDEGSTMVEDSVAPLKATIMQHETSNVGKGNVEAVSVAIPAVMRAGGDGARPYGTGHMGGAQYTTVSGQVNIAHAPPMVQQTKVTSVLSEPQRALLSTITAGHEVIHIAETELSCKAPLPELGTDPASLKWIEQTIDTHKQNVGSQIAAMNAATAQVVTLTSGPADDVDHTAVGAAITTIATNLPEMTKGVRMIAALMEDESSGDRLLDAARKLCSAFSDLLKATEPETKEPRQNLLNAASRVGEASHQVLTTIGEENDSNRELQDMLLALAKAVANSTAALVLKAKNIAATCEDSATQNRVISAATQCALATSQLVACAKVVAPTLHSPACQTQLMNAVREVTKAVEGLLEVCNETCGDENLLKELNAAASEVSRTLNDLLNHIKTATRGERAKESIQEGAVETIFVATDKLFASTGDAGEMVRQARVVGQATAQLIQSIKGEAERQTDTEQQRRLLAAAKVLADATAKMVEAARQCASSPHDAKMQDQLRQAAEELRVATTAAATPALRRKLISRLEACAKQAAATATQCIAASSGAAHHNTNPSSQEELNAECLTMAQHIPSLVAGVKGTQAQPDNSSAQLNLINASEQFLQPGTSVVKAARAVLPTVTDQASAMQLNNTSQQLGASLSDLRSAVTRAREACGGLELDAAEELINSLKDELGEFYRAVEAASLRPLPDETTESTALRLGATSKNVGFAMAQLLSAAKQGNENYTGSAARETASALKDLTYAVRGVAATSNQPDTQKKVLMTADDVILKSLRLVKEARRALKSPDNPDNEANLAAVAKDVSNSLNKCVSCLPGQRDVDEAIKNIEDMTQVLGMNEFPQTNKSYGQLQNDLNNAAANLNDASSNVVSSVRSPIQLASSSKQFTNAFGDLLGVGMEMAGQTTIETRSQMVVSLKNVSMTSSKLLVTAKSVAADPGAPNAKNQLSAAARAVTDSINYLVDVCTSAAPGQNECDNAIRNIQSMRSLLDNPNEPVSEATYFECLETVMEKSKSLGDGMTGIANHAKKSEHEQFSVAVRGVSSSICGLIEAAAQAAYLAGVSDPTSVAGKPGLVDRAQFLRAAQAIHTGCQSLGNPTSTEQQVLSAATMIAKYTSALCNACREASNKTSNPVAKKHFVQSAKDVANSTSALVKEIKALDSDYSEANRERCAEATKPLLEAVDNLCTFASSPEFASHPAKISIAARAAQEPITSAGKAIIDGSCAMVRAAKSLAISPKDPPTWQLLANHSKSVSDSIKSLVASIRDKAPGQKECDAAIEKLSARIRELDAASLSAVSQALLPRRENTVQGFTDQMESSASELREKLEPLRTAAKYEAENVGHAVSQIALYCEPLVSGAIGAASNMVHSKQQMVLLDQTKTVAESALQLVCVTKESGGNPKAINLHAEVDETVESMKDALQELQNTLETISTSNGIVTGLIDTISRAMVRLEDHRMSTIDTVDSYVDYQTRMVEAAKEIARLAQEMSTKSSTDVTRLASLAVDISHKYTQLARDTSGASAAASNADVSSRLRTGVQELGRACADIVRAAGTCQMSPGDAYAQREVAEQSKIVTEKVSQVLAALQAGSRGTQACINAASTVSGIIGDLDTTIMFATAGTLHAENEGDTFADHRENILKTAKALVEDTKTLVAGAASSQEQLAVAAQNAVSTIVQLAEVVKYGAASLGSQNPEAQVMLINAVKDVASALGDLIHATKAASGKPINDPSMAHLKDSAKVMVTNVTSLLKTVKAVEDEHTRGTRALESTIEAIAQEIRALNTSECQRLNVTPEDLVRCTKSITISTAKAVAAGNSCKQDDIIAAANMGRKAISDMLTICKGAALNCAETAELRDRTLQAGHDVAINYRELLQAILQISSRSGDAKHMLPPISRKIAQSVTELVAVAELLKGNDWVDPDDPTVIAENELLGAAASIDAAAKKLASLRPRRSIQEANEDMNFDEMILEAAKSIAAATSALIKAASAAQRELIATGKVSRTPLTSSDDGQWSEGLISAARMVAAATHSLVESANALVQGVSSEEKLISSAKQVASSTAQLLVACKVKADPDSDSTKRLQAAGNAVKRATDNLVRAAQQAIQQEEDRSLILNRRMVGGIAQEINARSEVLRIERELEEARGRLTAIRQAKYKNRPDLATTDTEAEQSGYESYSSRQNLVSPEKVYSTQSTLERKMKDSQYRSSMENQYGSFDRKYSMENQYDKRYGTESPYITSDKRIGMDGAASQYSTLKSYDMVDRFSGHSPMSTFKSEKQSFSAVPQNQSFRNVESKLIPGGRMETITTKMYTSTPGKTSSSNFESSEETKEFATSGNELSTFKAIDNDSLEERLTKQSMMHKVTEKKTVTMTMSSRQESNTKTFRFEEK